The following are encoded in a window of Candidatus Aminicenantes bacterium genomic DNA:
- a CDS encoding radical SAM protein — translation AHYDFQENKVRRSILLDSRADILVHGSGEKQIAANARQARDGERVVDIDIPGTAKVWSRLPAEKNCLELPGSEEVQANPARLLASQMLADRAAGEGRSLAQKAANRWVVQNPAQAYGRHDLDFIYGLPYRRRHLSAEEYTPALQMNLFSVTAHRGCAGGCAFCSIHSSEGKRIVSRSPDSILREIASLAAHPRWQGVVSDVGGATAEMYGADCAVDGCSRLSCLQPRPCRNFAPGEPFRQLLKRCRELKGIKKIFLGSGVRYDLLLKNPELLEEIMRHHCGRFLRIAPEHTENEVLDLLGKPHFAVLEEFVALFRRLNGKLPRKIELAPYLMIGHPGESAAMAPLMKKKLSALGLNTREVQIFTPTPGTLSTAMYHSGLSPAGKTLAVEKDVRALQLRKLMLTGD, via the coding sequence GCCCATTACGATTTCCAGGAAAACAAGGTCCGCCGTTCCATTTTGCTCGACTCCCGCGCCGACATCCTGGTGCACGGCAGCGGCGAAAAGCAGATCGCGGCCAACGCCAGGCAGGCGCGCGACGGCGAGCGGGTCGTTGACATCGATATTCCCGGGACGGCCAAGGTCTGGAGCCGCTTGCCGGCTGAAAAAAACTGCCTGGAGCTTCCCGGCAGCGAGGAGGTCCAGGCCAACCCGGCGCGATTGCTGGCCAGCCAGATGCTGGCCGACCGCGCTGCCGGCGAAGGTCGGTCCCTGGCCCAGAAAGCCGCCAACCGCTGGGTGGTGCAGAACCCGGCCCAGGCATACGGGCGCCACGACCTGGATTTCATCTACGGCCTCCCGTACCGGCGCCGACACCTGAGCGCGGAGGAATATACCCCGGCGCTGCAGATGAACCTCTTTTCCGTGACCGCGCACCGGGGCTGCGCCGGAGGCTGCGCATTCTGTTCGATCCACTCCAGCGAGGGCAAGCGCATCGTCTCGCGCTCGCCCGACTCCATCCTGCGCGAGATCGCCTCCCTGGCCGCCCATCCGCGCTGGCAAGGGGTGGTCAGCGATGTCGGCGGGGCGACGGCCGAGATGTACGGCGCCGATTGCGCCGTGGACGGCTGTTCCCGGCTTTCCTGCTTGCAGCCGCGTCCCTGCCGGAATTTCGCCCCCGGCGAGCCCTTCCGCCAGCTGCTGAAGCGCTGCCGGGAGCTGAAGGGGATAAAAAAAATATTCCTGGGTTCGGGCGTCCGCTACGACCTGCTCTTAAAAAATCCGGAGCTGCTTGAAGAGATCATGCGCCATCACTGCGGACGTTTTTTGCGCATCGCCCCCGAGCACACCGAAAACGAGGTCCTGGATCTGCTGGGCAAGCCGCATTTCGCGGTCCTGGAGGAATTCGTGGCCCTGTTCCGCCGCTTGAACGGCAAGTTGCCGCGCAAGATAGAGCTGGCTCCCTATCTGATGATCGGCCATCCCGGCGAAAGCGCGGCCATGGCGCCGCTCATGAAGAAAAAACTTTCCGCCCTGGGACTGAATACACGCGAGGTGCAGATCTTCACCCCGACGCCCGGCACGCTCTCCACGGCCATGTATCATTCCGGACTGTCTCCGGCGGGAAAGACGCTGGCGGTTGAAAAGGACGTGCGCGCCCTGCAGCTGCGCAAGCTCATGCTGACCGGGGATTAA
- a CDS encoding 4Fe-4S dicluster domain-containing protein — translation MSRGPDSPHDRRVLADRVLERTGVDVARCYQCGKCSAGCPLAADMDFPPSQIMHLLQLADFPEFAELALRSHTIWLCLTCELCFCRCPMELDIPKLMDALRYESRAQKKVNPKARDIIAFHRAFLDSVRYTGRLFEMGQVVDYKLRSGHFLQDMLQAPWMFFAGKLHLLPERVRDRRLLKRMFAKTLKAKESRP, via the coding sequence ATGAGCCGTGGCCCCGATAGTCCGCATGATCGCCGGGTGTTGGCCGACCGGGTATTGGAAAGAACAGGCGTCGACGTCGCCCGCTGCTACCAGTGCGGCAAATGCTCCGCCGGCTGCCCGCTGGCCGCGGACATGGATTTTCCCCCCAGCCAGATCATGCACCTGCTGCAGCTGGCCGACTTCCCCGAGTTCGCCGAACTGGCGCTGCGCTCGCATACCATCTGGCTCTGCCTGACCTGCGAGTTGTGCTTTTGCCGCTGCCCGATGGAACTCGACATCCCCAAGCTGATGGACGCCCTGCGCTACGAGTCGCGTGCGCAGAAGAAGGTAAACCCCAAAGCAAGGGATATCATCGCCTTCCATCGCGCCTTTCTCGACTCGGTGCGTTACACCGGCCGCCTGTTCGAGATGGGGCAGGTGGTCGACTACAAGCTGCGCAGCGGCCACTTCCTGCAGGACATGCTGCAGGCGCCGTGGATGTTTTTCGCCGGCAAGCTGCACCTGCTCCCCGAGCGCGTCCGCGACCGCCGGCTGCTGAAGCGGATGTTCGCCAAGACCCTGAAGGCCAAAGAGAGCCGCCCATGA
- a CDS encoding CoB--CoM heterodisulfide reductase iron-sulfur subunit B family protein yields MKTGFYPGCSMKGSAREYSESLLAVARLLGRELPEVPDWNCCGATAAHNLDRDLALALPARILAAAEKAGMDEVLVPCAACYSRLSVTRHELLEDDALRARISGLIEADYRGTARVINILEWLAGVDGLEGLIKTPFARKVACYYGCLLVRPAGIVKFDRPEEPQSMDRLMKRIGAEPLDWAFKTECCGAGFSVSRTDLVARLSGLILEDAVSRGAEAVIVACPMCHLNLDLRRPNIEKSSHKKIAIPVIYVTQAIGLALGIAPKKLGLQRHKVAVKFAAAPSSGTLKDADPSAGISKSGEV; encoded by the coding sequence ATGAAAACCGGATTCTATCCAGGTTGCTCGATGAAGGGCTCGGCGCGCGAGTATAGCGAATCGCTGCTGGCCGTAGCCAGATTGCTTGGCCGGGAACTTCCTGAAGTTCCGGACTGGAACTGCTGCGGCGCCACCGCCGCCCACAACCTCGACCGCGACCTGGCCCTGGCCCTGCCGGCGCGCATCCTCGCCGCCGCCGAAAAGGCGGGCATGGACGAGGTGCTCGTCCCCTGTGCCGCCTGCTACAGCCGCCTGAGCGTCACCCGCCACGAACTACTGGAAGACGATGCGCTGCGGGCGAGGATCTCGGGCCTGATCGAAGCCGACTACCGCGGTACGGCCAGGGTGATCAACATCCTGGAATGGCTGGCCGGCGTCGACGGCCTGGAGGGGCTGATCAAGACCCCCTTCGCTCGCAAGGTGGCCTGCTATTACGGCTGCCTGCTGGTGCGGCCGGCCGGGATCGTCAAGTTCGACCGCCCCGAGGAGCCGCAGTCGATGGACCGGCTGATGAAACGCATCGGCGCCGAGCCCCTGGATTGGGCCTTCAAAACCGAATGCTGCGGGGCCGGCTTTTCCGTCTCGCGCACCGACCTGGTGGCCAGGCTGAGCGGCCTCATCCTCGAAGACGCTGTCAGCCGCGGCGCCGAAGCGGTAATCGTCGCCTGCCCCATGTGCCACCTCAACCTCGACCTGCGCCGCCCGAACATCGAGAAGAGCAGCCATAAAAAAATCGCCATTCCGGTCATCTATGTCACCCAAGCCATCGGCCTGGCGCTGGGCATCGCGCCGAAAAAGCTCGGGCTGCAGCGCCACAAGGTGGCGGTGAAGTTTGCCGCTGCTCCCTCGTCAGGGACTTTGAAAGATGCGGACCCCTCCGCGGGGATCTCGAAGTCCGGGGAGGTGTGA